In Nitrososphaerota archaeon, a genomic segment contains:
- a CDS encoding peptidylprolyl isomerase — protein MPFDKGSLILANFTAKIKETGEGVDTTVEEDAKKLGMHDPTRKYEPRLVAVGDSWVLQGVDEALAKADAGQKVSIEVSPEKGFGTRDPAKVRLVPIRRFGDKADQLSIGAEIEVDGRIGIVKLMGSGRVQLDFNHKYAGKVLLYDIEVVKALSADDEKIKALLHRRLPIEIDKVELTLDGSSASIKLPSDTYLLEGLQIIKRAITNDIFKYVKSVEKVLFVEEYLSQKPKEEPKPEVKEAKETEAKVEAPAPS, from the coding sequence ATGCCATTCGATAAAGGTTCGCTAATACTCGCAAACTTCACCGCCAAGATCAAGGAGACTGGTGAAGGTGTAGACACTACTGTTGAGGAAGATGCCAAGAAGCTCGGCATGCACGATCCTACCAGAAAGTATGAACCGAGGCTTGTTGCTGTTGGCGATTCGTGGGTTCTCCAAGGCGTAGACGAAGCTCTTGCAAAGGCAGATGCTGGGCAGAAGGTTTCCATCGAAGTTTCTCCTGAGAAGGGCTTTGGGACAAGGGACCCTGCAAAGGTTCGCCTGGTTCCGATAAGAAGGTTTGGCGACAAGGCTGACCAATTGAGCATAGGTGCTGAAATCGAGGTTGATGGAAGAATCGGCATCGTGAAACTTATGGGTTCGGGGAGAGTCCAACTGGATTTCAACCACAAGTACGCCGGCAAGGTTCTGCTCTATGACATCGAAGTTGTAAAGGCTCTGAGTGCTGACGATGAGAAGATCAAAGCCTTGCTTCACAGGCGACTCCCAATCGAGATTGACAAAGTAGAGCTTACACTTGATGGCAGTTCTGCAAGCATAAAGCTACCAAGTGATACATATCTTCTTGAAGGGCTGCAAATAATAAAGAGGGCTATTACAAATGACATCTTCAAGTATGTCAAAAGCGTTGAGAAGGTTCTTTTTGTAGAGGAGTACCTTTCGCAGAAGCCAAAGGAAGAGCCTAAGCCAGAGGTTAAGGAAGCCAAAGAAACGGAAGCGAAGGTCGAGGCTCCGGCTCCGAGCTAG
- a CDS encoding PQQ-dependent sugar dehydrogenase: MVPSPQPNPAPEPPEPQEPLRTLKVQVAFQNLFHERMVYVTHAGDGSNRLFVLLQRGLILVFPNQADVKSAEVFLDIFDKVNSAGNEEGLLGLAFDPNFTSNGYFYVHYTANPPRRSVISRFSVSDDPNKANKASELILLEVSQPYSNHNGGQLAFGPDGYLYIGLGDGGSGGDPHDNGQSRASLLGKILRIDVSKSSQNERYRLPPDNPFVSEQNMKGEIWAYGLRNPWRFSFDKVTGLFWVADVGQNNYEEVNIIEKGGNYGWNKMEGAHCYPPSVTNCNKEGLRMPIAEYNHDEGCSITGGYVYRGTKLKMLYGAYIYGDYCSGRIWALRHDGSKVTESFLLIDSNLTISSFGEDEAGELYILSFDGKIYSLVP, translated from the coding sequence ATGGTGCCCAGCCCTCAGCCTAACCCGGCTCCAGAACCCCCTGAACCACAAGAACCTCTGCGGACGCTCAAGGTTCAGGTAGCTTTCCAGAACCTGTTCCATGAAAGAATGGTCTATGTAACTCACGCTGGAGATGGGAGTAATCGCCTATTCGTACTCCTTCAAAGGGGATTGATACTTGTCTTTCCAAATCAAGCCGATGTAAAATCTGCAGAAGTGTTTCTCGATATATTTGACAAAGTCAACTCAGCGGGCAATGAAGAAGGGCTTCTGGGTCTTGCTTTTGATCCTAACTTTACGAGTAACGGATACTTCTACGTTCACTATACAGCAAACCCACCCAGACGCTCTGTCATCTCCCGTTTCTCTGTCAGCGACGATCCCAACAAGGCAAACAAAGCAAGTGAGCTAATCTTGCTGGAAGTTTCGCAGCCATATTCAAACCATAATGGAGGCCAGTTAGCCTTTGGCCCAGACGGTTATCTGTACATAGGGCTGGGGGATGGGGGTTCAGGTGGTGATCCGCATGACAACGGACAGAGTAGAGCATCACTCCTTGGGAAGATTCTACGGATAGATGTTAGTAAATCATCGCAAAATGAACGTTATAGACTTCCTCCAGATAATCCATTTGTTTCTGAACAAAACATGAAGGGTGAAATTTGGGCCTATGGTTTGAGGAATCCTTGGAGATTCTCATTTGACAAGGTAACAGGACTGTTTTGGGTTGCTGATGTTGGGCAGAACAATTACGAAGAGGTGAATATCATAGAGAAGGGTGGGAATTATGGCTGGAATAAGATGGAAGGCGCTCACTGTTACCCTCCCTCTGTGACAAATTGCAACAAAGAAGGGCTCAGGATGCCTATAGCTGAGTATAACCATGATGAAGGCTGTTCTATAACAGGTGGTTACGTTTACAGAGGGACTAAACTTAAGATGCTCTATGGCGCTTACATCTACGGCGATTATTGCAGCGGCAGAATATGGGCTCTCCGCCACGACGGCTCTAAGGTTACAGAAAGCTTTCTGTTAATTGACTCGAATCTGACCATCTCGTCGTTCGGAGAAGACGAAGCTGGTGAGCTATACATTTTATCATTCGACGGGAAGATTTACAGTCTTGTTCCTTAA
- a CDS encoding DUF120 domain-containing protein → MSLAKPAYLQTMLELLLLGAKDKPVKLSTIDLAKRIGKSQQAASKYLLELEQNGYIERTKAGKRTLVKLTKLGNDVLFQIHVQLKTALEGKAQKSEVRGRVFTGLGEGAYYISLNGYRKQFVRKLGFDPYPGTLNLRLTSPLDRMVRDMLEKLHGIKVEGFEDGHRTYGGAKCFAARLNDSVDGTVLVLERTSHDNSVLEVIAPLRLRDKLNLKDGDHVKVTIDAVA, encoded by the coding sequence ATGAGTTTGGCGAAACCCGCATACCTTCAGACGATGCTAGAACTTTTGCTGCTTGGAGCTAAGGATAAGCCTGTGAAACTTTCAACTATAGACCTTGCAAAAAGAATTGGCAAATCGCAGCAAGCAGCATCCAAGTATTTGTTGGAGCTGGAACAGAACGGATACATCGAGAGGACGAAGGCAGGCAAACGGACATTAGTGAAACTCACCAAACTAGGCAACGATGTTCTATTTCAGATTCACGTTCAATTGAAGACAGCTCTGGAGGGAAAGGCTCAGAAATCTGAAGTTCGTGGTAGAGTGTTTACAGGTCTAGGAGAAGGCGCGTACTATATCTCACTGAACGGTTACAGAAAGCAGTTCGTTAGGAAGCTAGGCTTTGATCCCTATCCTGGTACGCTGAACCTTCGCTTGACCTCCCCGCTGGACAGAATGGTCAGAGATATGCTGGAGAAACTGCATGGGATCAAGGTTGAGGGTTTCGAGGATGGGCATAGGACATACGGCGGTGCTAAGTGTTTCGCTGCTAGACTCAATGATTCTGTTGATGGAACGGTTCTTGTGCTAGAGAGAACTAGCCATGACAATTCTGTCTTGGAGGTTATCGCTCCTTTAAGGCTCAGAGATAAATTGAATCTTAAGGATGGAGACCATGTCAAGGTAACTATAGATGCAGTAGCCTAA
- a CDS encoding acyltransferase, which produces MVNLSFIQFKPNFGDIQGNLDQVKELVPRAMQGIIVLPELFNTGYTFTGKKEVAELAEEAPAGETCSKLADLSKKMTSTIVAGFAEKAGSKIYNSAMIVSNGEFLGVYRKAHLFYKEKLWFSPGKTGFPVFDTKDGRIGVMICFDWIYPEAARVLALRGADVIAHPSNLVLPGLAQRGMRIRALENRVFTITANRVGTESRGEDRFRFTGRSQIVSPKMKVLASANSAETTVKSVEVDLSQARNKMINKLNNLLEGRQIDLYSSLTKQV; this is translated from the coding sequence ATGGTAAATCTTAGTTTCATTCAGTTCAAGCCAAATTTTGGGGATATACAGGGCAATCTTGATCAGGTAAAGGAGCTCGTCCCAAGAGCCATGCAAGGAATAATTGTTTTACCAGAGCTCTTTAACACAGGTTACACCTTTACTGGCAAAAAAGAAGTTGCAGAGCTTGCTGAAGAAGCTCCAGCAGGTGAAACCTGTTCCAAGTTGGCAGATCTATCCAAAAAGATGACCAGTACTATCGTTGCTGGCTTTGCTGAAAAGGCAGGCTCGAAAATATATAACAGTGCTATGATAGTTTCAAATGGTGAATTTTTGGGCGTATACAGGAAGGCACACTTATTCTACAAAGAGAAACTGTGGTTCAGCCCTGGGAAGACAGGCTTCCCAGTATTCGACACAAAGGATGGAAGGATTGGTGTCATGATCTGTTTCGATTGGATCTATCCAGAGGCCGCAAGGGTTCTTGCACTGAGAGGAGCGGATGTGATAGCGCATCCATCAAACCTTGTCCTTCCTGGCCTTGCACAGAGAGGAATGAGAATACGAGCTCTTGAAAATAGAGTCTTTACTATTACTGCCAATAGGGTGGGAACTGAAAGTAGAGGAGAAGACCGGTTCAGGTTCACAGGGCGAAGCCAGATAGTAAGTCCGAAGATGAAGGTTCTTGCATCTGCAAACTCTGCAGAAACTACCGTGAAATCTGTTGAGGTCGATCTTTCGCAAGCACGTAACAAAATGATAAATAAACTAAATAACTTGCTGGAAGGAAGGCAAATAGACCTGTATTCATCTCTTACGAAGCAGGTTTGA
- a CDS encoding DUF1610 domain-containing protein has product MSQTQTLPICSSCNKPILPGEKAVKFYCPECGESLMWRCEKCRKFSREYKCMNCGFQGP; this is encoded by the coding sequence ATGTCACAAACACAGACACTTCCAATATGCTCATCGTGTAACAAGCCTATACTGCCTGGAGAGAAGGCTGTAAAGTTCTACTGCCCTGAGTGTGGAGAATCTCTTATGTGGAGATGCGAAAAGTGCAGGAAGTTCTCCAGAGAGTACAAATGCATGAACTGCGGATTTCAGGGGCCCTGA
- a CDS encoding FAD-dependent oxidoreductase, translating to MLRWNVLEKFDAVVVGAGPAGSACAYSLASSGLQVLMLERGKFPGSKNVFGGRIYPYSLGDLIPDYEKDAPIERNVVKEGVTFMNEKSSASITFASSQSCSFTAIRAKFDRWLAEKAVEKGALLFPETKVDELIIEGRLVKGVKAGSDDVLADTVIDCEGTTATLVKKAGLRNNIDPQHVSVGIKDVVELPQSVIEERFGLNKDEGFSGVYVGYASSWLRGGAFIYTNKDSVSVGVVVKAVDLVEAKIEVPSVFENFKQHPAIAKLLKGGKTLEYSAHTIPEAGLAMIPKLYRGGMLVCGDAAGFIINNGYTFRGVDLAISSGMAAADAVKKARERNDFSESSLSYYVKALEQKKVLTDMRTFSKGPKYMENRRLYTAYPKIVCGILEEMYGIRGGNRIVRKIAMEKIKGEVSLLAVIKDMLAGANAM from the coding sequence ATTTTACGATGGAATGTCTTGGAGAAGTTTGACGCTGTAGTCGTAGGAGCAGGCCCTGCTGGTAGTGCATGTGCCTACTCTCTAGCAAGTTCTGGTCTGCAGGTTCTGATGCTAGAAAGAGGAAAGTTTCCAGGATCTAAGAATGTGTTTGGGGGGAGGATTTACCCCTATTCTTTGGGTGATCTGATTCCAGATTACGAAAAAGACGCTCCTATCGAAAGAAATGTTGTCAAGGAAGGGGTAACATTCATGAACGAAAAATCCTCTGCATCGATAACATTTGCAAGTTCCCAATCTTGCAGTTTCACAGCGATTAGGGCAAAATTCGATAGATGGCTAGCAGAAAAAGCGGTCGAAAAAGGTGCATTACTCTTCCCAGAGACCAAGGTCGACGAGCTTATAATTGAAGGAAGACTGGTAAAAGGAGTCAAAGCTGGTAGCGACGATGTCCTTGCAGACACTGTAATAGACTGTGAGGGAACTACCGCAACATTGGTTAAGAAAGCTGGCTTGAGGAATAACATCGATCCGCAACACGTTTCTGTAGGGATAAAGGATGTCGTTGAGCTTCCGCAGAGCGTAATAGAAGAAAGGTTTGGACTGAATAAAGATGAAGGCTTTTCTGGAGTCTATGTAGGGTATGCGAGCAGCTGGCTTAGGGGTGGTGCCTTCATCTACACCAACAAAGATAGCGTTTCAGTAGGTGTTGTAGTAAAAGCCGTTGACCTTGTGGAAGCAAAGATAGAAGTTCCCTCAGTATTCGAAAATTTCAAGCAGCATCCAGCAATAGCGAAATTATTGAAGGGTGGCAAAACACTGGAGTATAGCGCGCATACAATCCCAGAAGCCGGGCTTGCCATGATTCCTAAACTATACCGAGGGGGCATGTTGGTATGCGGCGACGCTGCAGGTTTTATCATCAATAATGGCTACACCTTCAGAGGTGTCGACTTGGCAATCTCTTCTGGGATGGCTGCTGCTGATGCTGTCAAGAAGGCTAGGGAAAGAAACGACTTTAGCGAATCCTCCCTCTCATATTATGTCAAGGCCCTCGAACAGAAGAAGGTTCTAACTGATATGCGGACATTCAGCAAGGGGCCTAAATACATGGAGAACAGGAGGCTTTACACCGCTTATCCGAAGATAGTTTGCGGGATACTGGAGGAGATGTACGGGATAAGAGGGGGCAACAGGATTGTCAGGAAGATAGCGATGGAGAAGATCAAGGGTGAGGTTTCTCTGCTCGCTGTCATAAAGGACATGCTTGCTGGAGCAAATGCGATGTAA
- a CDS encoding elongation factor 1-beta, translating into MGLLIAKMKVLPKEVGTDLKKMTSSIEKVLPKGSVIKKVGEEPIAFGLVALLLDIQVEEKEGAVDRVEEAIKKAELVSEIEVKGISKLSTRVG; encoded by the coding sequence ATGGGATTACTGATTGCCAAAATGAAGGTATTACCGAAGGAAGTCGGAACTGATCTAAAGAAGATGACATCTTCTATAGAAAAGGTCCTTCCTAAAGGTTCAGTTATCAAAAAGGTTGGAGAAGAACCAATAGCCTTTGGATTGGTCGCACTTTTGCTCGACATTCAAGTAGAAGAGAAAGAAGGGGCAGTTGACAGGGTCGAGGAGGCTATCAAGAAAGCAGAACTTGTCTCGGAAATAGAGGTAAAAGGGATTAGCAAACTTTCTACAAGGGTAGGCTGA
- a CDS encoding FAD synthase, with protein sequence MSLSKNLLVAVYCDNLQNRPSALKSILERTHATKDLLIAECKNLAKQGHLKSTPKGYYITGKGRKKIKIVFAGGAFDIIHPGHVHTLSESKKLGDALIVSVARNSTVIKNKGRKPVNDEKLRKELVQALRCVDLAILGSETNIFETVMKVKPNIIALGYDQMHDEKLLVDESAKRGIKVKVVRLSSPIPNVKSSKIIKEQSVMKDF encoded by the coding sequence ATGTCTCTTTCCAAGAACCTGCTAGTAGCAGTGTACTGCGACAACCTCCAGAACAGGCCCAGCGCACTCAAAAGCATTCTGGAGAGAACGCATGCAACAAAAGACCTCCTAATTGCAGAATGCAAGAATCTAGCCAAGCAGGGTCATCTGAAGAGCACTCCAAAGGGTTACTACATTACCGGTAAAGGAAGAAAGAAGATCAAAATCGTCTTTGCTGGGGGGGCATTTGACATAATACATCCAGGCCATGTACATACGCTTTCTGAATCTAAAAAACTGGGCGATGCCTTGATAGTTTCAGTCGCAAGAAATAGCACTGTCATCAAGAACAAAGGGCGGAAACCTGTCAACGACGAGAAGCTCAGGAAAGAACTAGTTCAAGCACTGAGATGCGTGGATCTCGCAATTCTTGGAAGCGAAACGAACATATTCGAAACCGTGATGAAGGTAAAGCCTAACATAATAGCACTAGGCTATGACCAAATGCATGACGAAAAACTCCTTGTCGATGAATCGGCGAAGCGCGGCATAAAAGTAAAGGTTGTAAGGCTTTCTTCTCCTATTCCAAACGTCAAAAGCTCTAAGATAATCAAAGAGCAGAGCGTCATGAAGGATTTTTAG